A stretch of DNA from Sphingomonas ginkgonis:
GCCCGTGGCTCGAGCGGCTCGGGATCATCGCCCGCGCCGCCGCGCTCGCCGCCACCGCGCCCGAGCGCGCCGGCGAGATCGAGGAGGCCCGCGCCCGGCTCTGCCGCCCGGACCGGATGGGCAGCCTGTTCAAGCTGCTGGCGATCCACGCGCCCGGCTGGCCGGCTCCCGCGGGGCTCGGCTGATGGCCGCCGCGCCGACCTACCGCGGCGCCACCGCCGCCGACGCCGACGCGATCCACCGCCTGTTCGTCGCCAGCTTCACCGACACGTTCGGCCATCTCTACCGGCCCGAGGACCTCACCGCGTTCGTCGCCGGCTTCACCCGCGACGGGTGGGAGCGCGAGCTGCGCGACCCGGCGATGCGCTTCCGCCTCGCCGAGGCGGACGGGCGGCTGCTCGGCTACGCCAAGATCGGCCCGCAGACGCTGCCGTTCGAGCCGCGCGGCCCGGCGCTCGAGCTCCGCCAGCTCTATCTCGACCGCGACTGGCACGGGCAGGGCGTCGCGCAGCAGCTGATGCGCTGGGTGCTCGACGAGGCGATGCGGATGCGCGCGGAGGAGGTGTTCCTCTCGGTCTACATCGACAATGAGCGGGCCAAGCGCTTCTACGCCCGCTACGGATTCGAGCGGGTGGGCCGCTACGACTTCATGGTCGGGCAGCATGCCGACGAGGACATCATCATGCGGCTGGCGCTGTGAGCGCGGTCGAGGTGCTGCGCTCGGCGCGGATCGCGGTGCCGCACGGCTTCCTCGGCCGCCGCGGCGGGACCAGCAGCGGCCCGATGTGGGGCCTCAACACCGGCCTGGGCAGCGGCGACGATCCCGCGGTCGTCGCGGAGAACCGGCGGCGCGCGGCGGCGGCGGTGCTGCCCGGCGCGCGGCTGGTCGGGGTCTACCAGGTCCATGGCGCCGACGCGGTGGTCGCGGGCGGCTGGTCGGACGCGGAGCGGCCGCACGCCGACGCGCTGGTCACCGACCGGCCCGGCGTGCTGCTGTCGATCCTCACTGCCGACTGCGCGCCGGTGCTGTTTGCCGATGCCGAGGCGGGGGTGGTCGGCGCCGCCCATGCCGGGTGGAAGGGCGCGCTCGGCAGGGTGGTCGAGGCGACGGTCGCGCGGATGGAGGCGCTCGGCGCCCGGCGCGAGCGGATCGCGGCGGCGGTCGGGCCCTGCATCGCCGCGCCCAGCTACGAGGTCGACGAGGCGTTCCGCGCCCGCTTCCGCGCCGCCGACGAGGGCTTTGACCGCTTCTTCTCGCCCGGGCCCGCGGGCAAGCCGCACTTCGACCTGCCCGGCTTCGTCGCCGCCCGCGCTGCCGCGGCCGGGCTCGGCGCCGTCGAGGCGCTCGGCGAGGACACCTATGCGCAGGAGAAGCGCTTCTACAGCTTTCGCCGGGCCACCCACCGCGCGGAGCCGAGCTACGGCCGGCAGCTCAGCCTGATCGGCCTCGCCGCGGACTGACCGGGCGCCGGCTCAGTCGGGCGCGCGGATTGCCTTGGGGCGCTCGCCCGGGTTCTTGCGGATGTTGGGCTCGCCGTCGTTCGACAGCAGCGCCGAGACCCAGGTGGTCGCCTCGAACTGGCCGAACACCATCATCAGCATCAGCGTCATCGGCACCGCGAGGAAGGCGCCGGGCAGCCCCCACAGCACGCTCCAGAAGGACAGCGAGAGCAGGGTCGCGACAGGATCGATGTTCTGGGTTTCCGCCTGCATTCGCGGGTAGATGAGGTTGCCGACGATCGTCGCGACGACCTGGATCACCGCGAAGATCA
This window harbors:
- a CDS encoding GNAT family N-acetyltransferase codes for the protein MAAAPTYRGATAADADAIHRLFVASFTDTFGHLYRPEDLTAFVAGFTRDGWERELRDPAMRFRLAEADGRLLGYAKIGPQTLPFEPRGPALELRQLYLDRDWHGQGVAQQLMRWVLDEAMRMRAEEVFLSVYIDNERAKRFYARYGFERVGRYDFMVGQHADEDIIMRLAL
- the pgeF gene encoding peptidoglycan editing factor PgeF — protein: MSAVEVLRSARIAVPHGFLGRRGGTSSGPMWGLNTGLGSGDDPAVVAENRRRAAAAVLPGARLVGVYQVHGADAVVAGGWSDAERPHADALVTDRPGVLLSILTADCAPVLFADAEAGVVGAAHAGWKGALGRVVEATVARMEALGARRERIAAAVGPCIAAPSYEVDEAFRARFRAADEGFDRFFSPGPAGKPHFDLPGFVAARAAAAGLGAVEALGEDTYAQEKRFYSFRRATHRAEPSYGRQLSLIGLAAD